The genomic interval GCGGGAATCCAAGGAGAGCCCAGATTTAAGTACGCATTTGCAAATGCAAATGGCGAAATCCTTGATAGTAATGATGAGCCGTTTACTAGTGCTCAAGCAATCGGGACTATTAAAAATGATGACTTTCTAACCTTTGAAATCGCCGCATTGGACAGTGACGAAATTGAAGCAGGAAGTACTTTTCCAGAAGACGGCATAGACGTTGAAGGTACTCAATCAAATAACTTCATTGAAGTGAAATGGGATAAACCAATAGCTGAAAATGCTAGGGATTTAATCGGTTTGGACCTCACCCTTGACGCTAGCGCTTGCGACGACACAGCTTCAGGCATTTCAGCGTGCGCAGCAGATGGTGATTTTGAAAACAGTACAATAAACGCAACGTTTACACACACGCACTTTGCCGTACAAGAGTCTGATGATGGATTTTATAGAGGTATAGTGCAAGACTTAGCCATAGAGAATGATAGCGTTTTCGAACTGATGGAGGCTGCTTTCTTCAATATTTCACTAGATGCTAATAGACAGGACAGCGCTAAATATATCAAAAAGAATGCTCAAGATGAGCTACTTTTCACCCGACAAATCTCATTAAATATTATTGATAATGACGGTCCAGAAATAGAAATCATTAGAGAGCTTAATGAGTGTTTTGAAGATGAAACTGTCCCATCGGATCAACGTGATATTGAGCGTGACTGTAAGCAAATTTACAGTTTTCGAAAGGGGGTAGACAAGGATATAGCCAGCAATATTAATATCGGCGTTGTGGTTGATTTCGGCGGTAGTGCGTCAGTAAAACAATCTAATTCTGATACTGATTATGGAGATGTATCAGTTTGCCTTGCTGCTAAGAATGAAACCACTTGTGATAACACATCATTGCTGTCCTTTTCGTCGAATAATGAAGAACTGGCGGTAGTTACATCTGGTACAGTCACAGATAAGGTTCTTATTTTTGAGTTTGTTGATGACGACGTGGTAGAAGTAGATGAAGACGCAACCATCTCATTTCGTAAAGCAGTAGATTCAATATCCTCAAGCGTGAGTTTGACGGGTATTACAAGTGAGTCTTTCACATTCAAAAATGATGATTTTCTGTCGATCGAGTTTACTGCAACCGAATTATTTGAAGGCACGCTACCAGAGCAGGGTGTGGCAAAACCGTTCTCGTATGAGTTGTCAAAGGTTGTTGCGCCCGAAGTTCCAGATATTCAACTGGCTGTTAATATAGGGGGATGTACAAGTCCTAATACTGTCAATTGTGCGGAAACTAATGATTACGATAATACGACCGGTGATTACCTGCTGGTTCACGATCAAAGCCAAGGAGAATATACACCTGCCGAAAGCCATTCTATAAAAATAACTTATGTCAAAGATGCATTGGTAGAAGAAGATGAGACTCTAAATATAGTTGTGAGTAAGGATTCTAGTCACACGTTAGTAACTGGATCTAGCTATCTTGTCGATTTTACTGAGAACGAGCTTCCATCCCAGACGCAAACAGTCTCAGCCATTATTCAAAATGATGATGAACTCACTTTATCGATTGTTGAAAAAATGAGCTCATCTAGTTGTTCTGGAATTATAGGTGAGGGTAGTTGCAAGGAGTATTCAGTAAGCTGGTCAGAACAGATAGCCAGCGATGTAACTAGTGGGAAAATACTGCTTGATGTCGTTAATACTGGTCCAGATAATAATTCAGTGATTAACCAAAATGAAGTGTCGAACATAGACGGTAGCTTAGTTACGGTCAGTCCACAAGATTATCAAGTATCAGGCTCTAGTGTTTTAGCGGGTAAAAATACCTTAGATTTAAAAGTTTTAGGTGGCTTGATTGCTCAAAATAAATATGGATTTGACTTTTCTATCAATGTGCTTGGTGATGGCTACGTAGAGCCGGAAGAAACACTAAGCTTAACGTTTGCCGATAACTCTAGCTACATAAAACAAGTATCGTGTGCCTTTGATCAGTCGTGTAATGTAAGCAGCACGATTCAGGTAAACGATGTATTGAATATTCTATTCGGTGGGCAGCGCCAAGGGAAAGAGCCTACAAGTGATCTTGCTGACACACATATTAGGCGCTTCCCTGTTGAGGTGACGTTTGCTGGTCCAACCAAGATTGCATCAAACGCTGGTTCGCTTTTATTGTCAGCTACCTCTGTATGTGACCCCAGTAGGCATACATGTGCTCAGGCAGATGACTTTGATTTAAGTAATAGGTTAGATATTTCCGGTATTCTTGTGAGTAATAGCTATGATCTAGGTTCTTATAAGTGGTACCCGTTGGAGATAGAAGAAGATAATGATATTGAGTTTCCAGAGCGCGTTGATATTCAGTTTTCAGAATCTTCAAACCTAGTTAATTTGAATGGCAGTTCTGCCAATTCATCAATAAACGAAGCGTACACGATAGAAAACGATGATACGGCCACTCTTACTTTGTCGGATACTAATGCAGAATCTTTGAGGGAAGGTGAGTCAATTAGAATTGAGTTCTCAGTCGATAAAATGCCAGCCAGCAATGGACCAAGCGTAACAATTGATTATCAATTGGGCAGTGATATGTTTGAAGAACCAGATGGCTCTTTTAATTTACGACCTCAGCAAGAGGACTATGTATTAAGCCTGACCGCAAAAGATAATAACGTCATCGAAGAGAGTCAAAATACAAGAGTATCATTTGGCGCTGCCTCAGATTCCGCAGGCTATATTGAAAATTCGAACGACCTTGTGGAATATGTTGAAGTTATAAATAACGATTTTATTACGCTTTCCACATCTCTATCTCAAGATGGCTCAGATATCTTAAACGAGGCGAACGCCGTAAATCTGGAATGGAACTATGACCAAGGCGACGTTTTAACTGGAGAAGTGGTGTTGCCCGTTGTCATTGCATTCGCATCTAGTGAAGATTTTGAAGATGTTGATGGCAATGTAACTATTCCCGCTAATATAGATGGGCAAGGTAGTTATTCTGGGTCACAAGTCGGTTTTTCAGTTAAGGATGATTCAATAATAGAGCTAGATGAAAACCATGAGGTTACTTTATCTTTAAGTGATTCAGGTACGATATCTTTCAGCGAATTTGTGGTATTTGATAACAATAAAGAGATTTATAACTTCGCTATAAATGATGATGATGACATCAATGTTGAAGTACAAGGCGTTTGGGATATGCCAAATTCATCAAGTAAAGATATTACAGCTAACTTTTGCATGCCCTCTTCGGACCATGCATTAGAAAGTATTATTAATTATACCCTAGAAGTGAAAAATGATGCCGCTGACTTGGATAGTAGACAGGATGAATTGGATGGTAGTAGTGCTTTTTCTTTATCAGTTCCTTTGATTGATAAAGCCGGTTACGACAACTCTTATAAAAACGCAGAATGTTCGATTGATTACTCTGTACCGAACATTACATGTCCTTCAGCCGGTCAGCTAAGTAAACCAATATCGATAGCTCCAAGCGATTTTGATGC from Bermanella marisrubri carries:
- a CDS encoding Calx-beta domain-containing protein; its protein translation is MKYLINIQWIAILTISLFLTACSDTGSSGQPQSRSKNNEYAASELEGDSGVTPVSLSFTANESQVITYETFNISAAEKSDYQAISDTIEVLSGKTYTLDFEIFADEEIEGSESFGVRFKTSNNEIIEEKRIQILNDDIPRVTVNKPEVSESDVGTTRLVFDFTLEDSVVDDYSLFLSTVSVDQLSQADLLAYKYIAMPEVDYRLATDTIVFSRGDIKKTVEVEVLSENIIEENELVLLRLTDVDDINVLGEGVFVEGTIRSDETPSRNGFDIESSDDASALSIQEGPNQEENLDTWKRHRLNFKIENNSEIHQTQNISLRLKSKSEYLESSSQSTVNYVNQVVGGIDVCMEEPDTKPSETTECKMQTWKELNVGDETISFDIFIQQDKLRESLEQMSLSVENDQGVVFTDVLVSIVNDDQEELLIKRPDTNEIVSLKDFNEALVLTEPTSEEGLVEHSFEVSLSEDISGDYELGYEVASVGFAGGADFESKRGSISFSSTKNKDYISFKLYADGLYDGDKDLVIRFYEQGISPIDIRVLDIDRPKVQIKSIDVSKDKEGIFIVSEQPNTTYGTDGFLVEDQVYDFELTLVGAVLAYNDLVYEIEEVTSVINETEETACQPLDLIGPNTLANASNEDFTLIVGEKENVESITILQDTDKASFSIKIHDDTDIECIERFNIKITPEGSPQSEASSASETLALAIPNKDGAKFEVQGFSVDEDAGTANVKIIGSHPVVADFNLTPDYGVHACSRLDINEPNDGFASSVSADGLTTEISVGMASDDLVEPDEDCAFTVDIAGIQGEPRFKYAFANANGEILDSNDEPFTSAQAIGTIKNDDFLTFEIAALDSDEIEAGSTFPEDGIDVEGTQSNNFIEVKWDKPIAENARDLIGLDLTLDASACDDTASGISACAADGDFENSTINATFTHTHFAVQESDDGFYRGIVQDLAIENDSVFELMEAAFFNISLDANRQDSAKYIKKNAQDELLFTRQISLNIIDNDGPEIEIIRELNECFEDETVPSDQRDIERDCKQIYSFRKGVDKDIASNINIGVVVDFGGSASVKQSNSDTDYGDVSVCLAAKNETTCDNTSLLSFSSNNEELAVVTSGTVTDKVLIFEFVDDDVVEVDEDATISFRKAVDSISSSVSLTGITSESFTFKNDDFLSIEFTATELFEGTLPEQGVAKPFSYELSKVVAPEVPDIQLAVNIGGCTSPNTVNCAETNDYDNTTGDYLLVHDQSQGEYTPAESHSIKITYVKDALVEEDETLNIVVSKDSSHTLVTGSSYLVDFTENELPSQTQTVSAIIQNDDELTLSIVEKMSSSSCSGIIGEGSCKEYSVSWSEQIASDVTSGKILLDVVNTGPDNNSVINQNEVSNIDGSLVTVSPQDYQVSGSSVLAGKNTLDLKVLGGLIAQNKYGFDFSINVLGDGYVEPEETLSLTFADNSSYIKQVSCAFDQSCNVSSTIQVNDVLNILFGGQRQGKEPTSDLADTHIRRFPVEVTFAGPTKIASNAGSLLLSATSVCDPSRHTCAQADDFDLSNRLDISGILVSNSYDLGSYKWYPLEIEEDNDIEFPERVDIQFSESSNLVNLNGSSANSSINEAYTIENDDTATLTLSDTNAESLREGESIRIEFSVDKMPASNGPSVTIDYQLGSDMFEEPDGSFNLRPQQEDYVLSLTAKDNNVIEESQNTRVSFGAASDSAGYIENSNDLVEYVEVINNDFITLSTSLSQDGSDILNEANAVNLEWNYDQGDVLTGEVVLPVVIAFASSEDFEDVDGNVTIPANIDGQGSYSGSQVGFSVKDDSIIELDENHEVTLSLSDSGTISFSEFVVFDNNKEIYNFAINDDDDINVEVQGVWDMPNSSSKDITANFCMPSSDHALESIINYTLEVKNDAADLDSRQDELDGSSAFSLSVPLIDKAGYDNSYKNAECSIDYSVPNITCPSAGQLSKPISIAPSDFDASGCAVKTLFIANAFNETQPTKHIQYELSAGDERGISITDQQMAIANTDYPLITDTGLKSCLDGTRDVVSCYPGNMGPSNDYRKRQDARATETYPKLSYTGIDANGDPALARMKRDSYFGAVDIVYGEPEENPELCFQDNNTGRIWMKTQYSENDAIKYDYASDPLGLVTDQYCGIDKAEWAVPSVQELYSVMSMHHLTLKEGIPRQTMRKSTAYQSDEVIRKVYSDGKTSEFTRVFKSAYWSSDACQVDNVSGFWTVDFFTGVTRCESATELNFKVLVHRPQ